The Limanda limanda chromosome 21, fLimLim1.1, whole genome shotgun sequence genome contains the following window.
AGGAAAGAACTACATTACCCATTAGGCTAGGCGGCGGATGTTGGCTCGGTACGTAGAATCCTTGCACTAAGGGGAATATAAGAGGGACTATGCCCTGACGCCCGTAAAGTAGCATCTAATAACAGCAGTTGTagtttgtttgtatattgtACGGCGGCCGAGAGACCTCAAAGCACTACAAATGACGAAAACACATGCAAGGTGGTAGGTGCCCAGTGGAGTACTCTAGGTGGCGCACTTCTTCCGGGTTGTTCACCCACCCACGAAGAAGAGTCATCAGTCGATCCTGATTTTTCCGCCAATCAAAACAGTCGGAGCGAATACCGTCCTAAATTTGAAAAAACGGCGTCTGTCGGTGGTTCGGACTCGCGAAAGAGAAAACATATACAAATCCAACAAAATGGACCCGCTCACGGAAGAGGCGACCAAGATGTATTTCTACGAGAACCGACTGAAGAGCTTCGCGGGCTGGCCCTTCGAGGAGGACTGTACGTGCACCCCGGAGAACGTGAGTGAGCGAGCAGCTAAcgatgctaagctaacacaaCAACGGCAGCTCTCCGGCTGGAAAACACCTATTTCCTCCTGAAATGTAACGGCTCCAACTGCAGGGCTATCACGATGCTAACCTTGTGTAACAAATTCACACAGTAGTCACTGTAAGTTAGACGAAGGCTAACATAGCATAAAGTTTCGCAGGTTGTGTCTAATGTAACATTTCAAGTGTTGCTCCTCGTATTGTAGTAGTGTTTGCTGTAGTCTGAGGCCAGCGAAGGAAGGAAGCGCTGTACAACACGGAGATATCGAGGAAAAGTTAAAAATATATGCTGATGTTTGAGgtgtcatgtttttattgctgccAAAACAAAGCTACATGAagtaactataaacaagtgatGGTGAAAACACTGGAAAATAGGCTTGTGGGTGATGGCATACAATACTACTACAGTCCAGCCCTACATGTATTCCTCAACTGTAATATTCGCCCAGTTTTTTAGAAGTACTGTCCATTAAACACTTAAAAAGTATGATTTGTTCATCCAGTGAAGTGTTAACCATGTCTTAGTCACATCCTGATAGACTATTACTTTTATTCTCCATATTGTTGTTTGGTCTGACCAACAATCCTCAAACCCACAGATGGTCAATTTACAATGTTATAGAGCAGAACAGATCGGTAACCCTCATTAAACAGACAGTCATTTGAATGCCCACCTGACTGTTGTTGTCCCTAGTCTTCAACCTAACATCAATCATGGTCtgtaaacaatgaaaatgtcctcacaattaTCTAGAACTGAATCTAAAATCTTCATAAGgcctttcaaaacacacaaatatttaaaagtaaCAGGATATAAAACAGGGAAAACTATGTATGTATAATTATCTAGCAActatgcatgtgtgaaaagctgGAACTAAaagatattttgtttattttctgtggttAGATTTATTTAACAATCAAGTTGATGATTCATTTTATGTCTTTGAATCTAGCAGTTACAAAATgccagtttttaaaaaatgtatcacttGATTTTCCAGATGGCCAAAGCTGGTTTCGTTCACACCCCCTCAGACAACAGCCCAGACATCGCCATGTGTTTCTTCTGCCTCAAGGAGCTGGAGGGCTGGGAGCCAGAGGATGATCCAGAGTAAGATAGTCACCACACAACCAGGCTCATGGGTCACGAAAGCAAATAACACCACATATTTCCTATCAATTTCAGTTTATCTAATTTTCCTAATTAATCTTTATCAAGCAGCTTAAAAACACACTTGCATTAACACATTCTGAGGCAGCGAAATTTAACTTAAAGTCATCTTTTTCTCATTATCTCCTCTTTGGCTGGCTGACTAAAATCCTCCTGTGTGGGCTTTGGAGTGATGGAAACAAAGTACTCGACAGGGGCATAATTGTTTCATGGAGTG
Protein-coding sequences here:
- the birc5a gene encoding baculoviral IAP repeat-containing protein 5a translates to MDPLTEEATKMYFYENRLKSFAGWPFEEDCTCTPENMAKAGFVHTPSDNSPDIAMCFFCLKELEGWEPEDDPEKEHKSHSPSCHFIALKKKVEELTVEEFLKLQKERHKFIIIKSCQEAITKFEDTAKLRRSDIINSAMGEE